The segment GAGCAGGAAGGAAATTGTTTCCCTGGACGAGGAGCGGCGTGCCGCTATGGTAAGTAACCTAATGGTGGTGTTGTGCAGTGATAAAGATGCTTCTCCAATTGTAAATGCAGGAACTTTACACCACTAATATGAGAGTATTTAAAGAGAAGCAACGATTTAACCAGTGGTGGCTTTATGCAATTTTTGCATTGACTTTTGCTTAGTTGGCTTCTTTTACTCTTTAATAAATTACAAAGGGATAGAAACGACGAACCTTTACTCATACACTTAATCTCTGGTTTTGTTTTAATTTTTGCCACTTTTTTCATCTTTTCCCTCAGGCTGGAAACGAGAATAGATTCCAGGGGTGTTACTGCAAGATTCAATCCTTTTAAATTTTTTACAAAACATTATTACTGGAAAGACATCGATAACATTTTTGTTAGGAAATATTCTCCCATAGCTGAATATGGTGGATGGGGAGTGAGAGGCCTGGGAAAAGCAAAGGCTTACAATATCAAAGGGAACAATGGCATCCAAATTGTTACCAAAAACAAAAAAAGTTTCCTTATAGGTACTCAACAACCGGAAGTAGCAAGAAGAATAATAAACTACTACCGGGATAGACAATTGGATCAAAATTCTTGAAGTATGAAAAAAATTATTTTTTTATTCGTTTTATTATTCAGTATTAGCAGCCTTAGAGCACAGGAAGAATTTACAGAACGGGAGCTAAATGTAGATAAATATACTGATGGTACTCTCACTCTTCCTTCAGATTCATCCGATATTCCCCTGGTAATCTTCATCCAGGGTTCAGGTCCTACAAATAGGGATGGGAATCAACCAATGATGAAGAATAACGGGATGAAAAAGCTGGCTGAGGAACTGGCTAAAAACGGAATTGCTTCCTATAGGTTTGATAAGCGAATTTTTAAAATGAACAAATTCGGAATAAAGGAAGAAGATCTAAGATTCGAGGACTTTGTAAACGATGTTCAATCTGTTGTGAAGCATTTTGCTTCCGAAGAAAAATTCAGCAAAATAATACTTGCTTAGTCATAGTGAAGGAGCTTTAATAGGTACTCTCGCCGCAGGTGAAAATGTAGATGCACTTATTTCTCTAGCCGGAGCAGGAAGAAGCATTGATAAGATAATTGTAGAACAAATTGCCAAACAATCTCAAGAACTTTCTGAAAATGCCAGAACAGCCTTTGATGAAATTAAAGAAAATGGGCAAACCACAAATTACAGTCAATATCTGGAATCTATTTTTCGCCCTTCGGTTCAACCTTATATCGCATCCTGGATGAAGTACGATCCGGCGGAGGAAATAGCCAAAATAGAAATTCCTGTTCTAATTATAAATGGAACTTTTGACCTGCAGGTAGATGTTACAGATGCTGAAATTTTAAAAGAGGCCAAACCAGAAGCAGAACTCTTAATCCTTGAAAATATGAACCATATCTTCAGAAATATTGAAGGTGAAAACCTTGAAAACACAAAAGCTTATAATGAGCCACAAAGGCCATTGCATCCCGAACTGGTACCTGAATTGGTAGAATTTATAAGATCAATAGAATAGAATGAGTAAAAAGAAAGCTTTTGCCCTAAGACTTAATGAAGATATGCTAAAAGCTATTGAAAAATGGGCTTCTGATGAATTCAGGAGTACTAATGGGCAAATTGAATATATGCTTTCGAACGCCTTAAAAGAAGCAAAACGATACCCAAAAAAAACTGACAACCAAGATTGATGAACTATAAAATTGTATTTTCAGACATAGACGGA is part of the Antarcticibacterium sp. 1MA-6-2 genome and harbors:
- a CDS encoding S9 family peptidase codes for the protein MKKIIFLFVLLFSISSLRAQEEFTERELNVDKYTDGTLTLPSDSSDIPLVIFIQGSGPTNRDGNQPMMKNNGMKKLAEELAKNGIASYRFDKRIFKMNKFGIKEEDLRFEDFVNDVQSVVKHFASEEKFSKIILA
- a CDS encoding alpha/beta hydrolase, encoding MLSHSEGALIGTLAAGENVDALISLAGAGRSIDKIIVEQIAKQSQELSENARTAFDEIKENGQTTNYSQYLESIFRPSVQPYIASWMKYDPAEEIAKIEIPVLIINGTFDLQVDVTDAEILKEAKPEAELLILENMNHIFRNIEGENLENTKAYNEPQRPLHPELVPELVEFIRSIE
- a CDS encoding Arc family DNA-binding protein, which encodes MSKKKAFALRLNEDMLKAIEKWASDEFRSTNGQIEYMLSNALKEAKRYPKKTDNQD